In Paenibacillus sp., the sequence ATGAACCCGTTAGAATCGACAATACGGTAGGCATTAGTTGTTTGAGTAGCAAACAACCTCGAAATAGAACCGCCCGTGTGAGTGGTCTGTAACACCCACGAAGATGTAACAGCGTCCCAATTTGAGAAATTCGCGCGGTTCCCACTAGGTCCAGTTCCTCGCCCGTACCAATCTGCCGTAAAACGTTGAATATTATTTTTCGCCCACGCGACCCTGTCCGCTAGCACATTGCTGCCGAACACGTTGCCGCGTTTGCGGAGTATTTCTTCGATGACGTTCCACGAAAACATGTGCTGGTTCATGTACGTGTTTGTATTTGTGCTGTATGCGATCGACGTTTGGCCGTCGATGTTCTGAGCCCACCCGTAATGCGTTTGCCCAACCTCACCGAAGTCTCCGAAAGAACCTTGAGACGGAGAATACAGCGAAGCCCCTCGACCACCACGAAAGATGTTTGGATTTTCGGTCGTACTCCCGGCGACCTTGCCGCCGAAATCGAGCGTGAGCGGATTCAACCCACCTTCGTCGAACTTCCAGTACCCGACGAGTCCCGCCTCGTTACCGGCGAGCATCCGGTTCATGTTGTCGGCGATCTCCGACGCGGTGCGAGCGACGTTCCAAATACGGACGTCGTCAACTACACCTTTAAAAAATTCGCCAGTTCCATTGCGAGATCCGATGAAAATAGAGCCGACCGGGACGGACAAATCTCCGGAAGTAACTGCATTGCAAACTACTGCCCCGTTTAAAAACCCTCTTAAATTTGACCCGTCGTATACCAGCGCGATATGTTGCAAAGTCCCCTGCGATATCGTCCCTACAGGCGATTCCGCAACAACGTAACCGCCGTTCTTGAAAACATGGGGACGAAACCTTCCACTTGCATCCATTTGCAAGATGAACGCATTGTCTTTCCGTAAGAAAGACTGGTTCCCGGAAATTAGATTGGGCTTTACCCACATTTCTATCGTGATTTGGTTTGTAAAATTTCTCAGTACCGGGGAATCCGGCACAGTCACATAATCATCCACCCCGTCGAACGACAGCGCGTACCGGTTCGCGGACACCCGGCTGAGCAATGTCTCCATCAGTTGACCGCTCCCTTCGAGTCCGTCCGCGCCGACAAATAGCCAGCGTAGCGGATGTCGTTCTTCGTGATGAACGCCGCCATGTTCGCGCCGTACGAGTTCTCGATCTCGATCACGTCGCCCAGCTCATGCGCGGGGTTGCCGCGCCAGTTGGACCGGTACTCCGCCCGGTACTCCCGTCGCTCAAGCAGCCATTGGCCGACGGCCGTGGCGCGCACCGAAGAATTGATGAACGTGTTCCGCTCGAGCTTCAGCACGTCGCCGACCGTCGCCGTAGACGAGTTCACCGTGACGACCGCCGACGTGTCCAGATCCGTCCAGTACGTCACCGCTGCCGCTCTCACGGTCGGCTCGAGGACGATCTTCGGCTCGTCGTAGCTGTCGTCGAGCGAAATCGTGTCCGCCGCGGCGCCGAGCGTCAGGCATTTCAGCGTGATCACGTTGCCCCGCGTCACGAAGATGTTCGCGCAGCCGGCGATGGCGACCATCTGCAAGGCGTCCCGGCAGTTCGTCTTCTCGGCCATGCTGTTCGTCGCGATCGACTGCAGCGCGGGGTCGATCGAGTAGTTTTCGATGCCGCACGCGGCGAAGAGCTGCTCGGCCAGCGCGTACAGCGTCTTCGAGCTCGGCGTCAGCTGCTCGTAATCGAAGCCGGCCATCAGGTCGAGGTTCGTCCGGGCCGTGAATGTGGCCGTCAGCGAGCCCTCGTCGCTGGTCCAATCCCACAGCAAATAGTTACCGAGCGGGACCCACTCGATGACGCCGGCGCCGACGTCGAGGCCCAGCTCCGCGATGACCTGCTGCCGCTGCTGCAGGTATTTGTAAAAGCCAGTCGGGTTCAGGATGTTGAACGCCCGATCGCTGTTGTCGACCGTGAAGTCGAACTCCGGGGACGGCAGCCGCGCCGACGTCAAATCGAGCTCCTCGATCAGCTTCATGCCGATAAGGCTGTCGTCGGTGTATGTCCGCACAATGCCGAAGTCGACCTCGAGAACCCGCGCGCGCCGGTAGCCGACGGACCATTTCTTGATGGTGATCACGATTTTGTTGTAATTGGCGAGCTGGCCAAGCGGATCCGGCATGACCTCGGTATTCCCGACCACGGACACCGTCTGGATTACTGTGGCGCCATTGTACGCCGTGATGTCGAAGTCCACGGCGTACTCGTTGTTGAACCGGTCGAACGTGATCGTGATGCCGGCGCTGGAGTGCGTACCGCCGAAGCTGAACGTGATCGTCGGGTACGAAGAAAAGACGCCGCCCGCGTCACAGATGTCGCTGCTGACGAAGCCCATCTCCCCATTGTTCGCGATCGTGTCGTCCGGAAAAGAAAACGACCCGTCGAGGCGGAATCGGTTCCGCTCCCAGGTCGCGAGATTGGCGGACGCGTCTCGCACCTTGTTCGCGAGCTGGTCCTTATTGCTGATCGACGCCTGCGCCGTCGTCACGATGCTCGTAATGTCCCCGATCGCCGTCACGTCGGAGATGTCGAACGTGACTTTGCCGACGACCGTCCGAGGGTTGCCGTAGATTTCCGTTTTGAATTTACTCGTCGTCGGGTACATGAAATCACCTCTCGACCAGGCTGAAGCGTACGTCCTTGTACCGTGG encodes:
- a CDS encoding LamG domain-containing protein — its product is METLLSRVSANRYALSFDGVDDYVTVPDSPVLRNFTNQITIEMWVKPNLISGNQSFLRKDNAFILQMDASGRFRPHVFKNGGYVVAESPVGTISQGTLQHIALVYDGSNLRGFLNGAVVCNAVTSGDLSVPVGSIFIGSRNGTGEFFKGVVDDVRIWNVARTASEIADNMNRMLAGNEAGLVGYWKFDEGGLNPLTLDFGGKVAGSTTENPNIFRGGRGASLYSPSQGSFGDFGEVGQTHYGWAQNIDGQTSIAYSTNTNTYMNQHMFSWNVIEEILRKRGNVFGSNVLADRVAWAKNNIQRFTADWYGRGTGPSGNRANFSNWDAVTSSWVLQTTHTGGSISRLFATQTTNAYRIVDSNGFMHFLAYADAASSTVASTVYTDYVRLTVDFKNTAIDSSPNGNNGTIYGATYVTDMPVLYYAIDVETGWTANDEINFEDFNRLETNIKTLRSYLADIQYAIPAITTVTNRTMTYIDFLSSINRIEQNLETIRTNFATPPGYPGAETWAARDGFDYTDANRLETDVMLLFETAGKVYDSFVYCGTFAAGYERGGIPYAL